A single genomic interval of Oncorhynchus mykiss isolate Arlee chromosome 13, USDA_OmykA_1.1, whole genome shotgun sequence harbors:
- the p2ry11 gene encoding P2Y purinoceptor 11, with product MMDHNSSCHGDKFQVHLLPSVYGVEFCVALVGNLFALRLLSTRDRNSWHTGVVLSCNLAISDLLYVLTLPLLIVYYMQDKNWLFGVAVCKIERFLFTCNLYVSIYFIMCISVNRYVAIVYPFFSRNHVNPAKAKAASVAIWIFVTAISSPVLKFASTCPEGSNKTCCVSYSYCPNSDAVAYSHLFYKVFLSVVGCFIPFLVTFASYCAVLRVVWRNVNITSLEKRKVALMVFAVVVLYAISFVPYHLLQCYYFYQKVYKLGSVCNWEYKAYQVSKGLATLNMCIHPLLYMAVFDNIRVACCGRSSADMAMNNT from the coding sequence ATGATGGATCACAACTCTTCTTGTCATGGTGACAAGTTCCAGGTGCATTTATTGCCTTCAGTGTACGGTGTTGAGTTCTGCGTGGCGTTGGTTGGTAACCTGTTTGCCCTGAGACTCCTGTCTACCAGGGATAGGAACAGCTGGCACACTGGTGTGGTGCTGTCCTGTAACCTGGCCATCAGTGACCTGCTCTATGTCCTCACCCTGCCCCTGCTCATAGTCTACTACATGCAGGACAAGAACTGGCTGTTTGGGGTGGCGGTCTGTAAGATAGAACGCTTCCTCTTCACCTGCAACCTGTATGTTAGCATCTACTTCATCATGTGTATCAGTGTGAACCGCTATGTGGCCATTGTGTATCCCTTCTTCAGCCGGAACCATGTGAACCCCGCCAAAGCCAAGGCTGCTAGTGTCGCCATCTGGATCTTTGTGACAGCCATCTCCTCTCCTGTGTTGAAGTTTGCCTCCACATGTCCAGAGGGAAGCAACAAAACCTGTTGTGTATCCTACTCCTATTGCCCCAACAGTGATGCAGTTGCATACTCTCACTTGTTTTACAAAGTCTTTCTGTCTGTGGTTGGGTGTTTTATTCCCTTCCTGGTCACATTTGCATCATACTGCGCAGTGTTGAGGGTGGTGTGGAGGAATGTGAATATAACCTCCCTGGAGAAACGGAAGGTGGCCCTGATGGTGTTTGCAGTGGTTGTGCTGTATGCCATTTCCTTTGTGCCTTATCACCTCCTCCAGTGCTACTATTTCTACCAGAAGGTTTACAAACTTGGCTCGGTCTGCAACTGGGAGTACAAGGCCTACCAAGTGTCCAAGGGACTGGCTACACTGAACATGTGCATCCATCCACTGCTATACATGGCTGTGTTTGATAACATCAGAGTGGCCTGCTGTGGAAGGAGCTCAGCAGATATGGCAATGAATAATACATGA
- the ppan gene encoding suppressor of SWI4 1 homolog, with the protein MGKSKTKNQKKSRLSANHVAEEVFGAVPHSFVFHRGQVGKNVGQLVEDMRRVMEPFTAESLKVRKKNVLKDFVAVAGPLGVTHFMIFTKTPSSVNMRLARLPKGPMLHFRVTKYSLIKDVVSSLKRHRMHEQQFTHHALLVLNNFGSEGMHVKLMATMFQNMFPSINVHKVALNAIKRCVLVNYDPVSQEIEFRHYSLKVVPVGMSRGVKKLMQEKFPNMSKFEDISELLMKGANLSESEAEQDGDHNITELPQIYSGRGNMASQQSAVRLTEIGPRITMQLVKIEEGMGEGNILYHAVIAKTEEELQEILIRKEAQMKEKQERKKKQEQDVAQKKALREENKKRSMAGIKRKRQEEEEHDPEVEDPGNQDNRPPVVESDDEAEYYRQAVGEEPDEDMFPAAKRRQRPERPSGGPFKKRKPFSGDDRKNKYGSKSPHRSGPGGKPRDRMEGDRDRKEGKKFGGGGKSFGKMSPGGKTFAGKKFGDGGKQFGGKKFGDRDKRFGGKSERGKKFGGDGGSKFKGKPRPGGFKKGPGGAKGGFKQRKGKS; encoded by the exons ATGGGGAAGTCCAAG ACCAAAAACCAGAAGAAGTCACGTTTGAGTGCGAACCATGTGGCGGAAGAGGTGTTCGGTGCGGTCCCTCACTCCTTCGTGTTTCACCGTGGCCAAGTCGGCAAGAATGTCGGTCAGCTAGTTGAGGACATGCGGCGGGTCATGGAGCCCTTCACTGCAGAATCCCTTAAG GTGAGGAAGAAGAATGTGCTGAAGGACTTTGTGGCTGTAGCTGGACCACTGGGAGTGACACACTTCATGATCTTCACCAAGACGCCCAGTAGTGTCAACATG AGGCTTGCTCGGCTGCCCAAAGGCCCTATGCTCCATTTCCGGGTGACCAAA TACTCCCTTATTAAAGATGTGGTCTCGTCACTGAAGAGGCACAGAATGCATGAACAGCAGTTCACACATCATGCACTGCTGGTCCTCAATAACTTTGGCTCAGAGGGCATGCATGTCAAACTTATGGCCACCATGTTCCAAAACATGTTCCCTTCCATCAATGTGCACAAG GTAGCCCTCAACGCCATAAAGAGATGTGTTTTGGTGAACTACGATCCAGTGTCTCAAGAAATTGAATTTCGCCATTA CAGCCTGAAAGTAGTCCCTGTGGGCATGAGTAGAGGAGTGAAGAAGCTGATGCAGGAAAAGTTCCCCAACATGAGCAAGTTTGAGGACATCAGTGAGCTGCTGATGAA GGGTGCTAATCTTTCAGAAAGTGAAGCAGAGCAAGATGGAGATCACAACATAACGGAACTGCCACAGATCTACTCCGGGCGTGGTAACATGGCGTCTCAACAGAGCGCTGTGAGACTGACTGAG ATTGGCCCACGCATCACCATGCAGCTGGTGAAGATCGAGGAGGGAATGGGAGAGGGGAACATACTCTACCATGCAGTCA TCGCCAAGACTGAGGAAGAGCTTCAGGAGATCCTGATCCGAAAAGAGGCGCAGATGAAAGAAAAGCAGGAACGGAAGAAAAAACAAGAGCAGGATGTTGCCCAAAAGAAAGCGTTACGGGAGGAGAACAA GAAAAGAAGCATGGCAGGCATCAAGAGGAAGCgccaggaggaggaagagcatGACCCTGAAGTGGAGGATCCTGGAAACCAGGATAACAGGCCTCCGGTTGTTGAATCTGACGACGAGGCAGAGTACTACAGACAGGCTGTAGGGGAGGAGCCAGATGAAG ATATGTTCCCTGCAGCCAAGAGGAGGCAAAGACCTGAAAGGCCCTCAGGAGGACCCTTCAAGAAGAGGAAACCGTTCTCTGGTGACGACAGAAAAAACAAATATGGTTCCAAGTCACCTCATAGGTCTGGTCCAGGAGGGAAACCCAGAGACCGAATGGAGGGTGACAGGGAcaggaaagagggaaagaaattTGGGGGTGGGGGCAAATCTTTTGGAAAGATGTCACCTGGGGGCAAGACGTTTGCAGGAAAGAAATTTGGGGATGGGGGCAAACAGTTTGGAGGGAAGAAATTTGGTGATAGGGATAAAAGATTTGGAGGAAAGTCTGAGCGGGGAAAGAAATTTGGGGGTGATGGGGGTTCTAAGTTTAAGGGCAAACCTCGTCCTGGTGGTTTCAAGAAGGGTCCGGGAGGGGCGAAGGGGGGCTTCAAACAGAGGAAGGGGAAGAGCTGA